The DNA region GCCCGCTTGCTGGACATTCTTGTCTCGCGCATGCCACCCACCTCAACGGGAGATGCCGATCCGGGAGTGCCGACCTCCTGCCCGGGGGCGAGGCAGATGGTGGCGCGGCCGAGCAGTTCGCGTCGTTCGTACACCTTCACGTGGTCCTTCACCCCCGGGCCCGAAATGCCCCGGTTGGCCCAGGACGAGTCGTGCTTGAACATGTCGTCCTCCCACCAGTGGTCGTCGCCGGAGTGCTCGATCTTCAGGCCCGTGAAGTTGGCGTCCGTCCACACGCAGAAGTTGCCGCTTCCGCATGGAACAGCCGAGGCCGGGGCGCGATGCGAGGCGATTGACGGCCGCGTATGGTCACCCGTTCGCCAGCGGTCAGTGGCTGCCGAGCCAGGAGACGCCCACGATGGCACAGAGTGCTCCGCCCCTATCAGGGTCGGCACGTCAGCTTCGAACCACTGACACGGGGCAGTCCGCTCCCGAACGTCCGTCTTTGGGAGGCCGCGGTGGGACACGCTGTCGGTGACGTGCTGGGCCTGGCCGCGGGTATCGCGGTCAGCCCACTGCCGATCGTGGCGCTCATCCTCGTTCTGGCCACCCCGAGGGGACGCCTCAACGGACTGCTGTTCGTCCTCGCCTGGGTCTTGGGGCTCTCCGCGGTCGGCGCGATCATGCTGGCTGTCGGTGGCACGGGCGGAGCCTCGACCCACAAGCATCCGGCCACCTGGGTCGGAGCGCTCAAACTGGCCCTGGGCGCACTCCTCGTCCTCTTCGGCGCCCGTCAGTGGCGGCACCGCCCCAAGGACGCCTCCGAGACGCAACTGCCGAAGTGGATGGCGGCGATCGACCGTTTCAGTCCCATCAAGATCGTCGGCTTGGGGCTGTTGTTCTCGGCGGCCAACCTCAAGAACGCGCCCCTGGCCATCGCCGCGGGCGCCTCGATCAGCTCTGCCGGACTCCCCGTACCCCAGCAGATCGGAACGCTCGCGATCTTCGTGGTGATCGCCTCACTCGGCGTGCTTGCGCCACTCGCCGTCTACCTGGCCATGGGTGAACGTGCCGAAGGCATCCTCGGCAGCTGGCGGGACTGGGCGGCGCGGCACAACGTCGCCGTCATGGCCGTCCTGTTCTTCGTGCTCGGCCTCAAGCTCCTGGGGGACGGCATCAGCATCCTCGCGGCCGCCTGACACGGTCCCCTGGGAAAGTCCCGGCTGTGGTGCTAATTGCCGTTCTGCTCGATGTGCAGATGGATCGGGCCGCGAAGAACGGGGCTGCGCCGGTACTGTGGCGGGTCGGCGACCAGCCTGGGGCGGTCGA from Kitasatospora cathayae includes:
- a CDS encoding peptidase inhibitor family I36 protein, whose protein sequence is MSHRGLPKTDVRERTAPCQWFEADVPTLIGAEHSVPSWASPGSAATDRWRTGDHTRPSIASHRAPASAVPCGSGNFCVWTDANFTGLKIEHSGDDHWWEDDMFKHDSSWANRGISGPGVKDHVKVYERRELLGRATICLAPGQEVGTPGSASPVEVGGMRETRMSSKRAASRLFRLTTVLVLIASALLSVAGPACAAAPVDPLLGPLRPGPGPGSGPGPWVLVPGLWLGAGRGCVP
- a CDS encoding GAP family protein, with the protein product MLGLAAGIAVSPLPIVALILVLATPRGRLNGLLFVLAWVLGLSAVGAIMLAVGGTGGASTHKHPATWVGALKLALGALLVLFGARQWRHRPKDASETQLPKWMAAIDRFSPIKIVGLGLLFSAANLKNAPLAIAAGASISSAGLPVPQQIGTLAIFVVIASLGVLAPLAVYLAMGERAEGILGSWRDWAARHNVAVMAVLFFVLGLKLLGDGISILAAA